In Methanocellales archaeon, a single window of DNA contains:
- a CDS encoding DUF2240 family protein, protein MTDMMQTVAMPFRKRGKNALTTSEFIFALSLDLGWFSPEQAKEVLNKAKKDGLVSTEDDEISPTFDFKTIEIPLGFRPDLKREQSVFERAIERIMVTGLSRKEAIALVNKKQESLANMVGIEISALLVAKERDIEIEDLIDEIYQSLIDQKGK, encoded by the coding sequence ATGACCGATATGATGCAAACGGTTGCCATGCCCTTCAGGAAGAGGGGGAAAAACGCCCTCACAACCTCTGAGTTCATATTTGCGCTTTCCCTTGATCTGGGTTGGTTCTCGCCAGAACAGGCAAAAGAAGTTCTCAACAAAGCAAAGAAAGATGGGTTAGTATCCACAGAAGATGATGAGATAAGCCCTACCTTTGACTTTAAAACAATCGAGATTCCGCTGGGCTTCAGACCTGACCTAAAGAGAGAACAGTCCGTCTTTGAGCGCGCCATAGAGAGGATTATGGTTACAGGGTTAAGTAGAAAAGAAGCCATAGCTCTGGTAAACAAAAAACAAGAAAGCCTGGCTAATATGGTTGGAATAGAGATTTCTGCATTATTAGTAGCGAAGGAAAGAGACATTGAAATTGAAGATTTGATAGATGAAATATATCAATCCTTGATTGATCAAAAGGGTAAATGA
- a CDS encoding macro domain-containing protein yields MEKKFKNTTIKLDKGDITEMSVDAIVNAANTKLQHGGGVARAIVKKGGHIIQDESNKIGEIEVGQAIITTAGKLKAKYVIHAVGPQMGEGEEDEKLKNATLNSLRLADEYNVKSIAFPAISTGAFGYPKDKCAKIMIQTAIDYSNIDTGIKTIIFTLIDDRTYNIFQKELGSY; encoded by the coding sequence ATGGAAAAGAAATTTAAAAACACGACTATCAAGCTGGACAAGGGAGACATAACGGAAATGAGTGTAGACGCAATAGTAAACGCTGCTAATACAAAACTACAGCATGGTGGAGGGGTTGCTAGAGCAATAGTGAAGAAAGGAGGACACATAATACAGGATGAGAGCAACAAAATCGGTGAAATAGAGGTAGGTCAAGCCATCATCACGACTGCAGGCAAGCTGAAAGCAAAGTACGTCATTCATGCCGTCGGACCCCAAATGGGTGAGGGGGAGGAAGATGAAAAACTAAAGAATGCAACATTAAACAGCCTTAGGCTGGCAGATGAATATAATGTAAAAAGTATCGCGTTCCCTGCCATAAGCACGGGAGCGTTTGGCTACCCCAAGGATAAGTGCGCAAAGATTATGATTCAAACTGCAATCGATTATTCCAATATTGACACTGGGATTAAAACCATCATTTTCACCCTCATCGATGATCGCACTTATAATATATTCCAGAAAGAGTTGGGTAGCTACTGA
- a CDS encoding 30S ribosomal protein S8e: MKWQGKSRRKATGGRLRSTRSKRKHEMGRDSVEAHIGPIKRLKLRVMGGGEKISLHRGDVANVTDPKTGKTQVVEIQTVDANPANQHYVRRNILMKGAVIRTKLGKAKINNRPGQDGIVNAVLIE, from the coding sequence ATGAAATGGCAAGGTAAATCCAGACGTAAGGCAACTGGCGGTCGACTGAGATCGACAAGAAGCAAAAGGAAGCATGAAATGGGACGTGATAGCGTAGAGGCACATATCGGTCCAATCAAGAGATTGAAATTACGTGTAATGGGTGGTGGCGAAAAGATAAGTTTACATCGGGGCGACGTTGCCAATGTCACAGATCCAAAGACCGGCAAGACACAAGTGGTTGAAATCCAAACAGTAGATGCAAATCCAGCAAATCAGCACTATGTTAGGCGAAATATACTTATGAAGGGTGCGGTAATCAGGACCAAATTAGGCAAGGCAAAGATCAACAACCGCCCAGGACAAGATGGAATCGTAAATGCTGTTTTAATCGAGTGA